A stretch of Oreochromis aureus strain Israel breed Guangdong linkage group 11, ZZ_aureus, whole genome shotgun sequence DNA encodes these proteins:
- the LOC116325614 gene encoding uncharacterized protein LOC116325614 isoform X2 produces the protein MSSAVSCERHRCLNLSNWGWTPWMLLCFVVSGAFSLVTVHQPAVLSAALGQDIIMPCELRLQDEKLLSQPILYWWKLNEMGGDFIRLIPSQTPNNSRANLLDNNGTSTNKSMILKSVQWADSGKYRCKLSLHTERNGNFRQKGDTTSLVVYGTVVFNVTKRAPCMLGCEVSVTRDAGFSLHIFHNGRRLQNVTAAPGDADGALPYVTLSETVPLWSRGKYECQLHLKDDVIRKSIFHSNLPVGEGDKNVSTTCSSALHGVYPEPWFLYVALLLVPVTVLIGLLSVMLICR, from the exons ATGTCAAGCGCTGTTTCGTGTGAGCGCCATCGTTGCTTGAATTTGTCAAATTGGGGGTGGACACCATGGATGCTTCTCTGCTTTGTGGTCTCAG GTGCTTTCTCATTGGTCACTGTTCACCAGCCTGCTGTGCTCTCTGCAGCTCTGGGTCAGGATATCATCATGCCCTGTGAGCTCCGGCTGCAAGATGAGAAGCTCCTGTCCCAGCCCATCCTCTACTGGTGGAAATTAAATGAGATGGGTGGTGATTTCATACGGTTGATCCCCTCACAGACCCCGAACAATAGCCGTGCAAACCTTCTGGACAATAACGGGACATCAACAAACAAGTCGATGATTCTGAAAAGTGTGCAGTGGGCTGACAGCGGGAAGTACCGCTGCAAGCTCTCGCTTCACACAGAGAGGAATGGAAATTTTAGGCAGAAGGGGGACACAACTTCCCTTGTGGTTTACG GCACCGTGGTCTTTAATGTCACCAAACGCGCTCCCTGCATgctgggctgtgaggtcagcgTGACGCGGGATGCTGGATTTTCTTTGCACATTTTTCACAACGGCCGTCGACTCCAAAATGTTACCGCAGCTCCAGGAGACGCCGACGGCGCTCTGCCGTACGTCACTCTCTCTGAGACCGTACCTCTGTGGTCACGTGGGAAATACGAGTGCCAGCTGCACCTGAAGGATGACGTGATTAGAAAGAGCATCTTTCACAGCAACCTGCCTG TTGGAGAAGGTGATAAAAATGTGTCCACTACATGTTCATCAGCGCTTCATG GGGTGTACCCAGAGCCGTGGTTCTTGTACGTGGCCCTCCTCCTGGTACCTGTCACCGTCCTCATAGGTCTGTTGAGTGTCATGCTGATATGCAGATGA
- the psmc4 gene encoding 26S proteasome regulatory subunit 6B isoform X1: MEDFVSVEKSPEDMPAVLSSRPQTGLSFLAPEPEDLEDLYTRYKKLQQELEFLEVQEEYIKDEQKNLKKEFLHAQEEVKRIQSIPLVIGQFLEAVDQNTAIVGSTTGSNYYVRILSTIDRELLKPNASVALHKHSNALVDVLPPEADSSIMMLTSDQKPDVMYADIGGMDIQKQEVREAVELPLTHFELYKQIGIDPPRGVLMYGPPGCGKTMLAKAVAHHTTAAFIRVVGSEFVQKYLGEGPRMVRDVFRLAKENAPAIIFIDEIDAIATKRFDAQTGADREVQRILLELLNQMDGFDQNVNVKVIMATNRADTLDPALLRPGRLDRKIEFPLPDRRQKRLIFSTITSKMNLSEEVDLEDYVARPDKISGADINSICQEAGMLAVRENRYIVLAKDFEKAYKTVIKKDEQEHEFYK, from the exons ATGGAGGATTTTGTGTCTGTTGAGAAGAGTCCG GAAGACATGCCGGCGGTACTGAGCTCCAGACCTCAGACGGGACTCTCCTTCCTGGCACCAGAACCAGAAGATCTGGAGGACCTGTACACCAGATACAAG AAGCTGCAGCAGGAGCTGGAGTTCCTGGAGGTGCAGGAGGAGTACATCAAAGATGAGCAGAAGAATCTGAAGAAGGAGTTCCTGCATGCTCAGGAGGAGGTGAAGAGGATACAGAGCATCCCTCTCGTGATTGGCCAGTTCCTGGAAGCTGTCGACCAGAACACAGCTATTGTTGGTTCCACTACAG GGTCCAACTACTATGTGCGGATCCTGAGCACCATCGACAGAGAGCTGCTGAAGCCCAACGCCTCAGTGGCCTTACACAAGCACAGCAACGCTCTGGTGGACGTGCTCCCCCCGGAGGCCGACAGCAGCATCATGATGCTGACGTCAG ACCAAAAGCCTGACGTGATGTATGCCGACATTGGCGGTATGGACATTCAGAAGCAGGAAGTCAGAGAAGCTGTGGAGCTGCCTCTCACACACTTTGAGCTCTATAAACAG ATTGGCATCGACCCTCCCAGAGGCGTCCTTATGTACGGACCTCCAGGCTGCGGTAAGACCATGTTGGCCAAAGCCGTGGCTCACCACACTACAG CGGCGTTCATCCGCGTGGTCGGCTCCGAGTTTGTTCAGAAGTATTTGGGTGAAGGTCCTCGTATGGTGAGGGACGTGTTCCGGCTGGCGAAAGAAAACGCCCCCGCCATCATCTTCATCGACGAGATCGACGCCATCGCAACGAAGCGTTTCGATGCACAGACCGGAG CTGACAGGGAAGTACAGAGAATCTTACTCGAGCTACTCAATCAGATGGACGGATTCGACCAGAATGTCAATGTCAAG GTGATCATGGCCACCAACAGAGCCGACACTCTGGACCCGGCTCTGCTCCGTCCGGGTCGTTTGGACAGGAAGATCGAGTTCCCGTTGCCCGACCGCAGGCAGAAGCGTCTCATTTTCTCCACCATCACCAGTAAAATGAACCTGTCAGAGGAGGTCGACCTGGAGGACT ATGTGGCCCGACCAGACAAGATCTCTGGAGCTGACATCAACTCCATCTGCCAGGAG GCCGGCATGTTGGCAGTGCGAGAGAACAGGTACATTGTCCTCGCCAAAGATTTTGAAAAAGCCTACAAAACGGTCATCAAAAAGGACGAGCAGGAGCACGAGTTCTACAAGTAG
- the LOC116325614 gene encoding uncharacterized protein LOC116325614 isoform X3: MPCELRLQDEKLLSQPILYWWKLNEMGGDFIRLIPSQTPNNSRANLLDNNGTSTNKSMILKSVQWADSGKYRCKLSLHTERNGNFRQKGDTTSLVVYGTVVFNVTKRAPCMLGCEVSVTRDAGFSLHIFHNGRRLQNVTAAPGDADGALPYVTLSETVPLWSRGKYECQLHLKDDVIRKSIFHSNLPEVGEGDKNVSTTCSSALHGVYPEPWFLYVALLLVPVTVLIGLLSVMLICR; this comes from the exons ATGCCCTGTGAGCTCCGGCTGCAAGATGAGAAGCTCCTGTCCCAGCCCATCCTCTACTGGTGGAAATTAAATGAGATGGGTGGTGATTTCATACGGTTGATCCCCTCACAGACCCCGAACAATAGCCGTGCAAACCTTCTGGACAATAACGGGACATCAACAAACAAGTCGATGATTCTGAAAAGTGTGCAGTGGGCTGACAGCGGGAAGTACCGCTGCAAGCTCTCGCTTCACACAGAGAGGAATGGAAATTTTAGGCAGAAGGGGGACACAACTTCCCTTGTGGTTTACG GCACCGTGGTCTTTAATGTCACCAAACGCGCTCCCTGCATgctgggctgtgaggtcagcgTGACGCGGGATGCTGGATTTTCTTTGCACATTTTTCACAACGGCCGTCGACTCCAAAATGTTACCGCAGCTCCAGGAGACGCCGACGGCGCTCTGCCGTACGTCACTCTCTCTGAGACCGTACCTCTGTGGTCACGTGGGAAATACGAGTGCCAGCTGCACCTGAAGGATGACGTGATTAGAAAGAGCATCTTTCACAGCAACCTGCCTG AAGTTGGAGAAGGTGATAAAAATGTGTCCACTACATGTTCATCAGCGCTTCATG GGGTGTACCCAGAGCCGTGGTTCTTGTACGTGGCCCTCCTCCTGGTACCTGTCACCGTCCTCATAGGTCTGTTGAGTGTCATGCTGATATGCAGATGA
- the psmc4 gene encoding 26S proteasome regulatory subunit 6B isoform X2, translating into MICFQEDMPAVLSSRPQTGLSFLAPEPEDLEDLYTRYKKLQQELEFLEVQEEYIKDEQKNLKKEFLHAQEEVKRIQSIPLVIGQFLEAVDQNTAIVGSTTGSNYYVRILSTIDRELLKPNASVALHKHSNALVDVLPPEADSSIMMLTSDQKPDVMYADIGGMDIQKQEVREAVELPLTHFELYKQIGIDPPRGVLMYGPPGCGKTMLAKAVAHHTTAAFIRVVGSEFVQKYLGEGPRMVRDVFRLAKENAPAIIFIDEIDAIATKRFDAQTGADREVQRILLELLNQMDGFDQNVNVKVIMATNRADTLDPALLRPGRLDRKIEFPLPDRRQKRLIFSTITSKMNLSEEVDLEDYVARPDKISGADINSICQEAGMLAVRENRYIVLAKDFEKAYKTVIKKDEQEHEFYK; encoded by the exons ATGATTTGTTTCCAA GAAGACATGCCGGCGGTACTGAGCTCCAGACCTCAGACGGGACTCTCCTTCCTGGCACCAGAACCAGAAGATCTGGAGGACCTGTACACCAGATACAAG AAGCTGCAGCAGGAGCTGGAGTTCCTGGAGGTGCAGGAGGAGTACATCAAAGATGAGCAGAAGAATCTGAAGAAGGAGTTCCTGCATGCTCAGGAGGAGGTGAAGAGGATACAGAGCATCCCTCTCGTGATTGGCCAGTTCCTGGAAGCTGTCGACCAGAACACAGCTATTGTTGGTTCCACTACAG GGTCCAACTACTATGTGCGGATCCTGAGCACCATCGACAGAGAGCTGCTGAAGCCCAACGCCTCAGTGGCCTTACACAAGCACAGCAACGCTCTGGTGGACGTGCTCCCCCCGGAGGCCGACAGCAGCATCATGATGCTGACGTCAG ACCAAAAGCCTGACGTGATGTATGCCGACATTGGCGGTATGGACATTCAGAAGCAGGAAGTCAGAGAAGCTGTGGAGCTGCCTCTCACACACTTTGAGCTCTATAAACAG ATTGGCATCGACCCTCCCAGAGGCGTCCTTATGTACGGACCTCCAGGCTGCGGTAAGACCATGTTGGCCAAAGCCGTGGCTCACCACACTACAG CGGCGTTCATCCGCGTGGTCGGCTCCGAGTTTGTTCAGAAGTATTTGGGTGAAGGTCCTCGTATGGTGAGGGACGTGTTCCGGCTGGCGAAAGAAAACGCCCCCGCCATCATCTTCATCGACGAGATCGACGCCATCGCAACGAAGCGTTTCGATGCACAGACCGGAG CTGACAGGGAAGTACAGAGAATCTTACTCGAGCTACTCAATCAGATGGACGGATTCGACCAGAATGTCAATGTCAAG GTGATCATGGCCACCAACAGAGCCGACACTCTGGACCCGGCTCTGCTCCGTCCGGGTCGTTTGGACAGGAAGATCGAGTTCCCGTTGCCCGACCGCAGGCAGAAGCGTCTCATTTTCTCCACCATCACCAGTAAAATGAACCTGTCAGAGGAGGTCGACCTGGAGGACT ATGTGGCCCGACCAGACAAGATCTCTGGAGCTGACATCAACTCCATCTGCCAGGAG GCCGGCATGTTGGCAGTGCGAGAGAACAGGTACATTGTCCTCGCCAAAGATTTTGAAAAAGCCTACAAAACGGTCATCAAAAAGGACGAGCAGGAGCACGAGTTCTACAAGTAG
- the LOC116325614 gene encoding uncharacterized protein LOC116325614 isoform X1 encodes MSSAVSCERHRCLNLSNWGWTPWMLLCFVVSGAFSLVTVHQPAVLSAALGQDIIMPCELRLQDEKLLSQPILYWWKLNEMGGDFIRLIPSQTPNNSRANLLDNNGTSTNKSMILKSVQWADSGKYRCKLSLHTERNGNFRQKGDTTSLVVYGTVVFNVTKRAPCMLGCEVSVTRDAGFSLHIFHNGRRLQNVTAAPGDADGALPYVTLSETVPLWSRGKYECQLHLKDDVIRKSIFHSNLPEVGEGDKNVSTTCSSALHGVYPEPWFLYVALLLVPVTVLIGLLSVMLICR; translated from the exons ATGTCAAGCGCTGTTTCGTGTGAGCGCCATCGTTGCTTGAATTTGTCAAATTGGGGGTGGACACCATGGATGCTTCTCTGCTTTGTGGTCTCAG GTGCTTTCTCATTGGTCACTGTTCACCAGCCTGCTGTGCTCTCTGCAGCTCTGGGTCAGGATATCATCATGCCCTGTGAGCTCCGGCTGCAAGATGAGAAGCTCCTGTCCCAGCCCATCCTCTACTGGTGGAAATTAAATGAGATGGGTGGTGATTTCATACGGTTGATCCCCTCACAGACCCCGAACAATAGCCGTGCAAACCTTCTGGACAATAACGGGACATCAACAAACAAGTCGATGATTCTGAAAAGTGTGCAGTGGGCTGACAGCGGGAAGTACCGCTGCAAGCTCTCGCTTCACACAGAGAGGAATGGAAATTTTAGGCAGAAGGGGGACACAACTTCCCTTGTGGTTTACG GCACCGTGGTCTTTAATGTCACCAAACGCGCTCCCTGCATgctgggctgtgaggtcagcgTGACGCGGGATGCTGGATTTTCTTTGCACATTTTTCACAACGGCCGTCGACTCCAAAATGTTACCGCAGCTCCAGGAGACGCCGACGGCGCTCTGCCGTACGTCACTCTCTCTGAGACCGTACCTCTGTGGTCACGTGGGAAATACGAGTGCCAGCTGCACCTGAAGGATGACGTGATTAGAAAGAGCATCTTTCACAGCAACCTGCCTG AAGTTGGAGAAGGTGATAAAAATGTGTCCACTACATGTTCATCAGCGCTTCATG GGGTGTACCCAGAGCCGTGGTTCTTGTACGTGGCCCTCCTCCTGGTACCTGTCACCGTCCTCATAGGTCTGTTGAGTGTCATGCTGATATGCAGATGA